CGAGGTCAAATTCTTTACATTAATAAGCTTTACGCTTACTTGACATTAAGACCCGTTAAATGCCCCGCTTTTACGGCTTGCTTTAACTTATCTAAATCAGTATTTAACTCGTCTAACGTCTGTTTTAGTTGCGGTAGCTGGCCTAAATCTTGTTCAGTCGCCGCTAACGCATCTTCAAATTTATGAGCGATACTCGCTAAGTTTGGTGGATTTAACGCATCATCTTCCATCGCACAAAAACCTTTATTTAAGCTTGATTTGTACTGCTGGTACTCCATGTTTTGTACCAACTCGCCAAGCTCTTTAACATGGTTTTAGTATCGTCAATAGATTGAAATTTCGCTAGGTTGTTAACGCCTTATTTACTGTGAGATATAACGTACAATCGTTAACAATTCACCACAAGAAATGACATTTTTATTACAGTTAGTTATAAAAACGTTTTTCTATGGCTGCAAGCGAGTGATTTGCCAGCGCTGTGCTTGAGGGTCAAGCTCATAAATAAACCGATCATGAATGCGATTTTCACCACCTTGCCAAAACTCAATTGACGTTGGCTTGACTCGGTACCCTCCCCAATGTGGCGGACGCGGCACGGGCTTGTCTTGATAAAACGCCATCAACTCATGAAATTTGGCTTCTAACGTTTCGCGGCTATCAACAGGTTGTGATTGTTGCGAAACAACGGCAGCGACTTGACTACTAATAGGGCGCGAAGCAAAGTAATTGTCGCTTTCATCATCACTGACCTTTTCAGCAACACCATTAACAATAATTTGCCGCTCCATAGCAAGCCAAGGAAACATCAAACACACCTGATTATTGTTGGCTATGTGTTGGCCTTTACGACTATGTTGGTTGGTGTAAAACACAAAACCTTGTTCATCGAACGATTTCATCAATACTGTGCGCTGATAAGGTTTATGTTGCTGATCAACCGTTGCGACAATCATGGCTGTGGTATCTTTAACAACCTTAGCTGCGACTAATTCATCGTACCAAAGTTGAAACAATCCGTAGGGCGACTCGGTTAGTGCCTGCTCGTTTAAGTGAGTTAGATCATACTCACGACGCACTTCATAAAAAATAGACATAATGGTTCACGAATTAAAAAAATCACTATATAGTCTTCTCGCTCA
This genomic window from Saccharobesus litoralis contains:
- the pdxH gene encoding pyridoxamine 5'-phosphate oxidase — translated: MSIFYEVRREYDLTHLNEQALTESPYGLFQLWYDELVAAKVVKDTTAMIVATVDQQHKPYQRTVLMKSFDEQGFVFYTNQHSRKGQHIANNNQVCLMFPWLAMERQIIVNGVAEKVSDDESDNYFASRPISSQVAAVVSQQSQPVDSRETLEAKFHELMAFYQDKPVPRPPHWGGYRVKPTSIEFWQGGENRIHDRFIYELDPQAQRWQITRLQP